TAAATAACTACTATCCATTACACAATGCACAATTCAATCCAAACGAGGCAGTTATAAAATACGGGAGTCATGCATTATTAAAAATCGCTCTACATTACTTAAACGCGGCTCATTAATGATTATATTATCACTAAAATAGGTAGTGTCATCCTCTGCACTTGTAGTCGTCACATCAATCTAGCTCTAAAAAATAGGCATCGATACCCAAAACAACAGTATCGATGCCTAAAAAATTTACTTTTCACTTTATTTCGCTTGGTCCGGCTCTACTTTTGCGATTTTCCCTTGTTGAATGTACACAGTTAGAACTGCAATATCTGCTGGATTTACACCACTGACACGACTGGCTTGTCCTAGGGTTGTCGGCTGAATTTTTTTCAACCGGTCTTTTGCTTCCGTAGCCAAGCTATCAATCGCATCATAATCAATATTTTCTGGAATTGCTTTTTCTTCCATCGCTTTCATCTTTTCTACACGTTGAACAGCTTTATTGATATAGCCCTCGTATTTGGTTTGAATTTCAACTTGTTCTGCAACTTGACGCTCTAATACTCCTTGTTCGCGGGGAATTAATTGTACCAATGCTTGATATTTTACTTCTGGTCGTTTCAACAAATCAATCGCCAAAATACCATCTTTCAACTGCGTTGACTGAATACTATCTAAATATTCAATTAAACCTTTTGTTTTTGGTGTCAAACGAATAGCCATTAATCGTTCAATTTCTTCACTCACCAATTGTTGTTTTAATGTAAATTGTGCATAACGCTCTTTATCAACTAACCCTAATTGATGCCCCAACTCAGTCAAACGTAAATCGGCATTATCGTGACGCAATAATAATCGATATTCTGCACGTGATGTTAACAGACGATACGGTTCTGTCGTCCCTTTAGTGACTAAATCATCAATCATAACACCAATATAGCCTTCGCTACGCTTCATAATAAATGGATCTTTGCCTTGCACTTTAAGGGCGGCATTAATTCCAGCAATAAGACCTTGTCCCGCTGCTTCTTCATAACCACTCGTTCCATTCATCTGTCCGGCCGTAAATAGCCCCGCCACTAATTTTGTTTCAAGTGATAAACGTAATTGATGTGGGATAACAACGTCGTATTCAATCGCATAGCCAGGTCGCATCAATTCAGCACGTTCCATTCCCTTTATAGAGCGAATCATGGCTAATTGAACATCTTCCGGCATCGAAGTCGATAATCCTTGCACATACATTTCATCGGTTGATAATGCTTCTGGTTCAATGAAAATTTGATGACGCGGTTTGTCACTGAAGCGTACGATTTTATCCTCAATTGAAGGACAATATCGTGCTCCTACTCCTTCAACCATTCCACTAAACATTGGTGCCCGATGTAAATTCGCTTGAATAATTTCATGCGTAGACTCATTCGTATGAGTTAACCAACACGGAACACTGTCTTCTTTATAATCCTCATCAGGTGTCATAAATGAAAAATGATTAGGCGAATCATCACCTGGTTGAATTTCTGTTAATTCAAAATCAATAGTATCGCGATGAATACGTGGCGGTGTACCTGTTTTAAATCGTGCTAATTCAAACCCTAAGTTTAACAAATTTTCAGATAATTTAATTGATGGTAGGGTATTATTAGGACCTGAGGAATAACTTAATTCGCCAATAATAATTTTACCGCGTGAAGAAGTACCAGCTGTTAATACCACAGCGTTTGAACGGTAAATCGCTCCTGTTTGCGTAATAACTCCTTTACAAGCACCGTCTTCAACGATTAATTCATTAACTAGGCCTTGTTTTAAATCCAAATTTTCAGTGTTTTCAAGTACTTGTTTCATTGATTGAGCGTAAAGATGTTTATCCGCCTGTGCTCGTAATGCTTGTACGGCTGGACCTTTACCTGTGTTTAACAAACGCATTTGAATATACGTTTTATCGATATTTCTTCCCATTTCACCACCTAAGGCATCAATTTCACGAACGACCACCCCTTTGGCAGGTCCGCCTACTGATGGATTACATGGCATAAAAGCAACCATTTCTAAATTCAATGTTAATAATAATGTTTTACTCCCCATACGTGCACTTGCTAATGCTGCTTCAGAACCCGCATGACCAGCTCCTACTACAATAACATCATATTGTCCTGCTTCAAAAGTCTGCATTGTTTTCCCCCTATTCTAGTTCCAACGAGATAAATTGATTCAACTTTACAAACTGCCTCAGTGCATTTCACACACGGCGTTAGCTTTCTAATCCGGTTTCTGTTCCGCTTGACTTGACGTCCACTTCAACAAAATTCTTTGTTCGCTGCACGTACGCCGAAATTTGTATTTTGACTCGGTCGGACTGCCTCGACATCCACTTCGCATAACGCTTGAAGTGATTATGCCCTATGCTCCCGTGATTCTAGGCAGAACGACCTCCTTCAAACCATATCTTCCAGTGGTTTATTTCAGAACACTCTTGTATTGTTCTGGTTCAATGGATTGGCTTAATGTCCGCTTCAAAAGTCTTCTTCATGCATATTTCACACTTGATGGATTCTTTTCAGTAATTCAAGTCAAAATATCCTCTCTTACTATGGATTATGTATTTTTATAAAATTCTACCGAATGCTCCATCAATTGTCCATTTTCATAGGTAAAATTAGCTGAAAAAAATGGTGTTCGTTCTAATACCCATGATACAAATAGGTTATCCCCTTCCCATGTTGGTTTATCTTTAATGTCTTCATAATTGACCCAAGACAATGTACCTTCTGGACACTCTGTTTGTAATTCGCCAGAAAACTCCGTCACACGATACACAAAACTGTACCAATCTTCTCCATCTTGTGTAAAGTTTGGAAATGTAATAAAGCCACATAATTCCATCTTCTCAGCAACCAAACCTGTTTCTTCTAAAATTTCTCTTTTAGCGCATGCCTCAGGTGTTTCGCCTGGTTCAAATTTTCCACCTACACTAACCCATTTATCTTTATGAATATCATACTGGCGTTTATTACGATGAAGCAATAAAAATTGTGAGCCATTATCAATATAACAAATCGTCGATAATTTCATATTCTTCCTACTTTCCTAAGCAAAATTGGCTAAATAGTTTGTCTAATAACTCGTCTTGAACACTTTCTCCGATGATTTCACCCAATAAATCCCACGCTTTTGTAAAATCAATTTGAATTAAATCGACTGGCATACTAGCGTCAATCGCATCTAACACCTCATCTAATGCAGCAATCGCTTGATGAAGCAAGGCAGTATGTCTTGAATTGAGTAAATAATTAACATCTGTCGCTTGTAACTGTCCCGCAAAAAATTTCTGCTCAATCGCCTGTTCTAATTGTTCAATACCATTTTCTGTTGCCATTGACGTGTAAATCACTTCATCTTTATCGGTGTACTGAGCTAAAACTTTTTGATTTAGCTGCATCGGTAAATCTTGCTTATTCAACAAGATAATACGTGTCTTACCGTTTGTTGCGGTTAATAATTCGATATCTGTTTCTTGCAGTGGTTCCGACTGATTCAATAATAAGATAATTAAATCAGCTTGTTCCATTAATTGTCTCGATTTATCAACACCAATCTGCTCAACTAATTCATCGGTTTGACGAATACCAGCAGTATCAATTAGTTTTAATGGTACGCCGCGAATATTAACATATTCTTCAATTGTATCGCGGGTAGTTCCTTCAATATCCGTTACAATCGCCTTTTCAATCCCCGTCAATCGGTTTAAGAGACTTGATTTTCCAACATTCGGACGACCGATAATGGCTGTTTGAATACCTTCCCGGAATAATTTTCCTTGTTGTGCTTGTTGTAAGATTTGCTTAATTTGCTGTTTAACTGTCTGTGACGTCTCATGTAAATATTGTAGCGATACTTCTTCAACGTCATCGTATTCAGGATAATCGATCGTTACTTCAACTTGCGCCAAGGTTTGTAGCATTTCCTGTCTTAATTGACGGATTTTTTCCGATAGACTCCCCTTTAATTGATTCATCGAAGCAGCCATTGCACGACTTGTTTTTGCTTGAATTAAATCCATCACAGCTTCAGCTTGTGACAAATCGATACGGCCGTTTAAAAAGGCACGTTTTGTAAATTCACCAGGTTCTGCTAAGCGAGCACCAACTTGCAATAATAAATCTAAAATCCGCTGCACAGCGATAACACCACCATGACAATTGATTTCCACAACATCTTCAGTTGTAAATGAACGTGGCGAGCGCATAATACTAACCATTACCTCATCTATAATCATCTTATCTTTTGGGTCAACAATATGACCATAGTGAATTGTATGACTCGCCATTTGCTTTAAATCTTTTCCTTTAAATACTTTTGCCGCCAATTCAATGGCTTGCGGACCACTTAAACGTACAATCCCAATCGCACCTTCACCTAATGCAGTTGAAATCGCAACGATGGTGTCCATTTGATACATGACATTGCCTCCTTTATTCAAAATAAAAAAGTGCCTAAATTACCCTTTTATACAAAAGAGTAATCCGCACTTTGACTGCTGTTTATTCATTTCGATTGCATTATACCAAAACATTTGTCTTGATTGCAAATAAAATTTTTACTTTCCAACACGTTTGCGCCGACGGGCAAATTCTGAGAAACTAAATTTCTCTAAGCGATGGTAACTGGTTGTATATTGGAAGAAAGACGTATCTTCTAAAAAGACTTCGCTACTGACATTGATGACATAATCGAGTGGCGTCAATTTCATTAAGTTAATACCCATTTCATTCGCTTTTTCAGCCACCCCATATTTATTCGCATAACTAATTTCTAAATTCAATTCCTCTTCAAAATAATGATAAATAGAACGCAATGCGTGAGAATGAGGAATATTTGGTACATATTTACAACGAATATAGTCTTCATCAACAATCATGACTTCACCTTTAACTGAACGTGTCCGCACTAAGTGGATAAATTTCTCGCCGGGTCTAATATCAAATTTTCCAACTAAAAATTCAGGTGTAGGTTCAATATCATTGAGAATAATTTGTGTCTCTGACTGAATCCCTTGCTCATCTTGCAATTCTTTATGACTAACTAAACCACTAATCGGAAAAGAAAAGCGATGGAAATCTAAAACAACCGAACCACGACCTTGTTTCTTTTGAATAAAGCCATTTTCTAATAATAATTTTTGTGCTTTACGAATCGTTTCTCTTGAAACACCGTAAGTTTCTGCTAAATCATGTTCACTTGGAATTAAGGAGCCTATTGGAAAGACCCCTGTTTTAATTTTCTTTTCAATATCTAAGTAAATTCGTTCAAATTTATTCATCGTTCGTTACTGCTCCTTTTTTTTATTTCAGTTCTCATTATTTTCATTTACTTGATTTGCTGTCCATACACCACCATCTGGATACGGTAAGTTGTCTGGTAATAACCCTAAACCATTGACTGATAACTTTACTTTTTTGACACCAAAATGACTAGCAAGTGTTTCTACCATTGCCGGAATCACACCAGCTTCTGTTGCTGGATGTTGATTTATTGCTGCTACAACCCCTGATGAAAAATCAATCATTAGTACATCATTATCTAATGATACCGAATTAACCGTAATATTTTCAGAAATCCATCCGAGTGTTTGAAATAACCGCGTATAAATCATCGCTACTTGGTCATTTGTTTGCCAAGACATATCAATACTATCCAACGTCACCTGACCCTTATTACTTTCATCTGGTCGATAAATTGGCATCGCTTGAGTCATCTTCGCATTCATCTGCATATCAGTGACTTGCCAATGTTGCTGTTTTTCTGACTCAGATGCCGGTATTTGCCAAATCGCTACTACACCATTATTTTTAGCATAATAATAATGAATTTCATAATCCGCTGAATGATACGTTACTTCAATTACATCATGAAAGGTTCCTTGTGTTAGTTTGATTTCCTTGTATAAATTCGTAATAGTTGCCTCAATCCCATCCGCTGCTTGCCACGAAGTGCCTTTGGTCAGCGGCGCTTGAAGTAGAACCATTTCCGTAATTGGATTTTCGTGCACCTGATTTAGGTGATTCATCGGAAATGCTGATGTTTTTTCATTGGCTAGTTGTATCATCTGTTGAGTATTCCATGAATAGTATTTATTGTTTACTTTATCACCATTCACTTCACGCATTTGAATGAGACCCAGCCCTCCATCAACATAATCCATATACAAGGAAAAAGCACTCGATTGATTACTAAGCTTCTTTCGTTGATTAGGTTGCGCAATAAGAAATTGAGATATATCATCAAATGTTTTCGATTCATCATAGGGTGTAAACGTTGATGAATCAAAATCAGTTTTAACACCTGTCGCTAATTCATCAGAAGTTTTTTCTTTTTCCTGGTTAACTTTTGCATTAATTTCGGATTTTTTTGCTTCACTTAAATGAATCATGGGTTCTTTTTGACAACCACATAATAACAATATTGATCCCAATACCAATAAAATGGATTGTTTCATTTTTTTACCCCTCTGCCCTTCATCGTTCCATCGCGCTGAATTTATCTTTTTCTTGATATTATTTTACGTAAAATGCCTAGAAATATCAAGTGTTCAAACTCTTTATTGACAAGAGTTTTATATAGTATTTGCAAATTGTATCGTATCATCCCTTTCGTTTAAACACAGCTGTTTCATAGGCACTTAATGTAATAACATTTCCCTTGATAATTGCATTACCATTACCAATCATTTTATCAGCTGCCTGCCATTCAGTTGGCACTTCAATTGTTACATCTCCTGCATAAAAATGACTCAAGACTAATACTCGTTCATTTTGATAAGCTCTAACGTACGCCATTACCTTATCATGTTCTAATAAATACGGTGTATAGGTTCCTTCAATCAATGCTGGTTCGGTTTTACGTAAGGAAATTAACTGCTGATAATATTTGAAAATACTATGTTCACTAACTTGGTCTTGTTCAACGTTCACTTCCGTAAAATTATTAGCTACTGCCAGCCAAGGTAAACGATTAGAAAAGCCTGCATTCGTAGAACGATCCCACTGCATCGGTGTTCGACTATTATCACGTGATTTTGATTGGATAATCGCCATCGCTTTTTCAATGGAGTAACCTTTGTCCAACATTAATTGGTAATTATTATGGGTTTCGATGTCATTATATTGTTCGATTTTATTATAATTAGGGTTTGTCATCCCGATTTCTTCGCCTTGGTAAATAAACGGTGTTCCTCGTAAAAATTGAATCGTCGTGGCTAACATTGTCTGCGTCTGGAAAGGATAATTTTCTACATCTCCGAAACGACTATTGGAACGTGGTTGATCATGGTTATTTAAAAATAATGCGTTCCAGCCATTATAATCCGACATTCCTTGCTGCCAATCATTTAAAATCTGTTTTAATTCTAAAAATCTAAACGGTGGATTACTCCATTTGTCGCCATTATCATAATCCACTTTCAAATGATGGAAACTAAAAATCATGGATAATTCATTTTCTTCAGGATTTGTATATCGAATACCATTTTCAATCGTCGTTGAAGACATTTCACCAACTGTTACAATATCGTCTCGTAAACCAAACGTTTGTTGATTTAATTCATTAATCCATTCATGCACAATCGGTGTATCAGTATACAGTGATTTTTCTTGCGCTGACCCAGGTGCTTGACTATCCACTAAATGTTGGTCTTTCCCGATAACATTCAACACATCAAATCGAAAACCTTTGACTCCTTTTTCTAACCAAAATCGAACGACTTTATGTAACTCTTTACGTACATTTTCATTATGCCAATTTAAATCTGCTTGTGTCACATCATACAGATGTAAATAATATAAATCTGTATCGCCAAAAGGTGCCCATGCCGGTCCACCAAATTTTGACTCCCAATTAGTAGGTAAACTACCATCTGATTTTGCTGGTCGTAAATAATAAAAATCTTGATAATATGTATCGCCTGCTAATGCCTTTTTAAACCACTCATGCTCCGTTGAGGTATGATTGAACACCATATCTAGCATAATATCAATTCCATACTTTTGACATTCTATCACTAAACGTTCAAAAGTTTCCATCGTACCAAATAATGGATCAATATCGGTATAATCACTAATGTCATAGCCATTATCATTTTGCGGCGAAGGATAAAAAGGATTCATCCAAATCATATTAATTCCGAGTTTTGACAAATAAGGAATTCTTTCAATGACACCTTCTAAGTCACCAATTCCGTTACCCGTCGTATCATTAAATGACTTAGGATACAGTTGATAAATAATCTTGTCTTTTACTGCCATTGTTCTACACCACTTTCTAATTAATTTTATAAACGTTAAAAACAGTGGGCATAAAGCACCAATAGGAAGTATTACACTCCTTTTGTTACCTTATGCCCGGTATTAACATCTGAATAAAATAAGCAATAACTTAACTTATCTATGCTTTTTTACTTGAAAATAAATTCATTTTCTTAAATAAGATGGTCAAGGTAATTGGAATTACAATGGCCACTATCATTGCTAAAATAAAGAATAACATTGAGTCTCTAGTAATAACTAAAAATCCTGGTAAACCACCAACACCAATTGATACGGCTTGTACATTGAAGGTTGTAGCAATTAAACCAGCAATACTTGAACCAATCATCGCTGCTACGAATGGATAGACATATTTTAACGTAATACCAAACATTGCTGGTTCTGTTACACCTAGATAAGCTGATACAAATGATGGAATCGTCACTTGAGATTCTTCTTTATCGTGGCGTGTTAACCACCAGTATCCAACTACTGCTGAACCTTGTGCAATATTAGATAGAGCAATCATCGGCCATAAACCTGTTGTATTCGTTGCAGTATCTGCAATTAATTGCGTATCGATGGCATTAGTCATATGATGTAATCCAGTAATTACTAATGGTGAATATAGCGCACCAAAAATAGCACCAAATAACCATTTGAACGGTCCTGTTAATCCAGCTAATACAACTGTTGAAATAATGTTACCTAACCACCAACCAATTGGTCCTAGTACCGTATGCGCTAAAATAACTGCAGGTACTAAGGCTAAAAATGGTACTAAAATCATGGATAACATTTCCGGTACAATACGACGCCAGAATTTTTCAAGATAACCTAATGTTAAACCAGCTAACATCGCAGGAATAACTTGTGCTTGATAACCAATCATATTTACTTTGAAAAAACCAAAATCCCATTGCGGAACCGTACCATCTGCCAATGCACCTGCAGCGCCGTATGCATTTAATAATTGCGGCGAAACAAGTGTCAACCCTAATACAATACCTAAAATTTGAGTCGTACCCATACGGCGTGTTACTGCCCATACAATACCAACCGGTAAAAAGTGGAAAATTGCTTCCCCAGGTAACCATAGGAAGTGGTTTACTCCTGCCCAAAATTGGCTAACATCAACAATTGAATTATAGACTGGTGTCCCATCGGCATTCATTTGTGCGATACCATCGACTACTTTTTGTCCGAGGGATTCAAATCCAACTCCTTCTAAAATATTACGAAAACCTAAAATCAAACCACCAACAATAATTGCAGGAATAATCGGTGCAAAAATTTCAGCTAAAAAGGCCATTGCTTGTTGCAATTTATTTTGATTTTTCTCTGCTGCTTTTTTTACATCATCTTTGGATGCTTGCGTTACACCTGAAATGGCAGAAAAATCTTTATAAAATTCTGATACTGCATTTCCGATAATAACTTGAAATTGTCCTGCTTGAGTAAACGTTCCTTTTACCGAACTTAATTTCTCAATCGCTTCGACATTTGCTTTTTGTGGGTCAACTAAAGCAAATCGCATACGCGTTGCGCAGTGCGTAACCGCAGCGATATTTTCAGTTCCCCCAACCAAATCCAACAACGATTGTGCATCTTGTTTGAATTGTGACATTCTCTCTCCTCCTCTTTGTCTATACAATTATTTTTATTATACTTGTAAACGATTTAGAATGCAAGTAGATATTTGAATATAATTTATAATTGAAGAAGCGTCTTCAAACTACTTGGTTTAAGTCAACAAATTGCTAAGCGGCTTCAAAAGCGTTAGAGGAAATGACATCGTAGCTGCCTAACAAACTGAATTCCCAGACATATAAATAGAATAATCATAATAAATGTTGCTTTGTCAATATTTGCAGCTACCTAAACACAGTTATCAGAGAAATTACCTGTTTTATCCAACATAACGAAAAAAACGTATGTTTACCTTACGACATCTAAATATCAACATTTATTTGAAAAGAAATTAATTGTATCCTATGAAATCGTTATGAACTCGGGAATTCAGGTAACAAGCTAAAATAATATGAAAAATACTCACAAAATTTTATTCAATCATAAAATCCGTGAGTATTTAACAATTACGCTTTATATTCAACTACTAAATAACGATTTGGATCGCGTCCTTCTGAATGTGTTTCAATGTGATCCACTTTACTTAAATAAGCATGAATTTGTTTTCGTTCATAACTTGGCAATGGATCTAGCACGACCGATTGCTTCGTACGTAATACTTCTTTGGCAGTACGCTCGGCAATTTGTTCCAATACAGTCGCACGACGATCACGATAATCACCAATATTTAAAATAATAGACTGACGTCGACGATCATATTGATGAACCTTCACTTGCGCTAAAACTTGTAATGCATTAATAATTTTACCGTGTTTTCCAATAATCAGACCTGACTTTTCAGTTTGAATATTGAAGATAAGTTGGTTGCGTTTATTTTCAACTTCAATCGTTGACTCAGCACCATAAGCACGAATGACATCTTCTAAGTAACGGGCAACTAATTCATGTTTAGCTGCTAAATCTATCTCAGTTTCTGATTCAGTTTTAGTTTCAGCAGTAGTTGGCTGTTCAACCGTTTCAGCAGTTGCTTCTTGCTCAGCTACTTCAATCATTTCAACTGGAACAACAACATCTTCTTCCACTAAACTATCTTCTTCCACTGCCTCAGATTGTACGGTGACTTCTGGTTTTGTTACTTCAATCGTTGGCTCATCCATCACTGTTTCGAGTGTAGAAATATCAATTTTTTGATTTGCACTTACTTCTACGATTGCGTCTTGTTTACCAAAACCAAATAACCCTTTTTTCCCTTCACTAATCACGTTAATTTGAGCTTCATCACGGGTAATATTTAATTTAGTCAAAGCAATTTTAACTGCTTTCTCAACTGTTTCGGCTCTTACTGTAGTACTTTGTTCCATTCTCTTCGACTCCTATCTTCTTTTTGCTCGTTTTAATGCTTTACGCAATGCTTTTTCTTTTGCTTTTTCTTCTTCCTCTTTCGCTTTACGCTCTGCAATAATTTTAAATGGATTATTATATACAAAGGTTTGAATTAAAGTAACCGCATTGGATACTACCCAATATAATGAAACGGCACTTGGAAACGACATCGAAATAATTAAAATCATCAACGGCATCACATACATGAATACCTTCATCTGACTATTTTGTTTTGGATTGGATAACATTGAATAATAGGAATTAGCAAACATTAACCCTGCAGCCAATATCGGTAAGATAAAGTAGGGGTCCACTTTTCCTAAATTCGTCCATAAAAAATGTCCTTGGCGCAATACCTCTGTTCGAACAATTGCTTGATACAATGCCATCATTACTGGTAATTGGATG
The genomic region above belongs to Aerococcaceae bacterium zg-1292 and contains:
- the mnmG gene encoding tRNA uridine-5-carboxymethylaminomethyl(34) synthesis enzyme MnmG; the protein is MQTFEAGQYDVIVVGAGHAGSEAALASARMGSKTLLLTLNLEMVAFMPCNPSVGGPAKGVVVREIDALGGEMGRNIDKTYIQMRLLNTGKGPAVQALRAQADKHLYAQSMKQVLENTENLDLKQGLVNELIVEDGACKGVITQTGAIYRSNAVVLTAGTSSRGKIIIGELSYSSGPNNTLPSIKLSENLLNLGFELARFKTGTPPRIHRDTIDFELTEIQPGDDSPNHFSFMTPDEDYKEDSVPCWLTHTNESTHEIIQANLHRAPMFSGMVEGVGARYCPSIEDKIVRFSDKPRHQIFIEPEALSTDEMYVQGLSTSMPEDVQLAMIRSIKGMERAELMRPGYAIEYDVVIPHQLRLSLETKLVAGLFTAGQMNGTSGYEEAAGQGLIAGINAALKVQGKDPFIMKRSEGYIGVMIDDLVTKGTTEPYRLLTSRAEYRLLLRHDNADLRLTELGHQLGLVDKERYAQFTLKQQLVSEEIERLMAIRLTPKTKGLIEYLDSIQSTQLKDGILAIDLLKRPEVKYQALVQLIPREQGVLERQVAEQVEIQTKYEGYINKAVQRVEKMKAMEEKAIPENIDYDAIDSLATEAKDRLKKIQPTTLGQASRVSGVNPADIAVLTVYIQQGKIAKVEPDQAK
- a CDS encoding 8-oxo-dGTP diphosphatase; its protein translation is MKLSTICYIDNGSQFLLLHRNKRQYDIHKDKWVSVGGKFEPGETPEACAKREILEETGLVAEKMELCGFITFPNFTQDGEDWYSFVYRVTEFSGELQTECPEGTLSWVNYEDIKDKPTWEGDNLFVSWVLERTPFFSANFTYENGQLMEHSVEFYKNT
- the mnmE gene encoding tRNA uridine-5-carboxymethylaminomethyl(34) synthesis GTPase MnmE, translated to MYQMDTIVAISTALGEGAIGIVRLSGPQAIELAAKVFKGKDLKQMASHTIHYGHIVDPKDKMIIDEVMVSIMRSPRSFTTEDVVEINCHGGVIAVQRILDLLLQVGARLAEPGEFTKRAFLNGRIDLSQAEAVMDLIQAKTSRAMAASMNQLKGSLSEKIRQLRQEMLQTLAQVEVTIDYPEYDDVEEVSLQYLHETSQTVKQQIKQILQQAQQGKLFREGIQTAIIGRPNVGKSSLLNRLTGIEKAIVTDIEGTTRDTIEEYVNIRGVPLKLIDTAGIRQTDELVEQIGVDKSRQLMEQADLIILLLNQSEPLQETDIELLTATNGKTRIILLNKQDLPMQLNQKVLAQYTDKDEVIYTSMATENGIEQLEQAIEQKFFAGQLQATDVNYLLNSRHTALLHQAIAALDEVLDAIDASMPVDLIQIDFTKAWDLLGEIIGESVQDELLDKLFSQFCLGK
- the treR gene encoding trehalose operon repressor, which gives rise to MNKFERIYLDIEKKIKTGVFPIGSLIPSEHDLAETYGVSRETIRKAQKLLLENGFIQKKQGRGSVVLDFHRFSFPISGLVSHKELQDEQGIQSETQIILNDIEPTPEFLVGKFDIRPGEKFIHLVRTRSVKGEVMIVDEDYIRCKYVPNIPHSHALRSIYHYFEEELNLEISYANKYGVAEKANEMGINLMKLTPLDYVINVSSEVFLEDTSFFQYTTSYHRLEKFSFSEFARRRKRVGK
- a CDS encoding GerMN domain-containing protein, producing the protein MKQSILLVLGSILLLCGCQKEPMIHLSEAKKSEINAKVNQEKEKTSDELATGVKTDFDSSTFTPYDESKTFDDISQFLIAQPNQRKKLSNQSSAFSLYMDYVDGGLGLIQMREVNGDKVNNKYYSWNTQQMIQLANEKTSAFPMNHLNQVHENPITEMVLLQAPLTKGTSWQAADGIEATITNLYKEIKLTQGTFHDVIEVTYHSADYEIHYYYAKNNGVVAIWQIPASESEKQQHWQVTDMQMNAKMTQAMPIYRPDESNKGQVTLDSIDMSWQTNDQVAMIYTRLFQTLGWISENITVNSVSLDNDVLMIDFSSGVVAAINQHPATEAGVIPAMVETLASHFGVKKVKLSVNGLGLLPDNLPYPDGGVWTANQVNENNEN
- the treC gene encoding alpha,alpha-phosphotrehalase, yielding MAVKDKIIYQLYPKSFNDTTGNGIGDLEGVIERIPYLSKLGINMIWMNPFYPSPQNDNGYDISDYTDIDPLFGTMETFERLVIECQKYGIDIMLDMVFNHTSTEHEWFKKALAGDTYYQDFYYLRPAKSDGSLPTNWESKFGGPAWAPFGDTDLYYLHLYDVTQADLNWHNENVRKELHKVVRFWLEKGVKGFRFDVLNVIGKDQHLVDSQAPGSAQEKSLYTDTPIVHEWINELNQQTFGLRDDIVTVGEMSSTTIENGIRYTNPEENELSMIFSFHHLKVDYDNGDKWSNPPFRFLELKQILNDWQQGMSDYNGWNALFLNNHDQPRSNSRFGDVENYPFQTQTMLATTIQFLRGTPFIYQGEEIGMTNPNYNKIEQYNDIETHNNYQLMLDKGYSIEKAMAIIQSKSRDNSRTPMQWDRSTNAGFSNRLPWLAVANNFTEVNVEQDQVSEHSIFKYYQQLISLRKTEPALIEGTYTPYLLEHDKVMAYVRAYQNERVLVLSHFYAGDVTIEVPTEWQAADKMIGNGNAIIKGNVITLSAYETAVFKRKG
- the treP gene encoding PTS system trehalose-specific EIIBC component; protein product: MSQFKQDAQSLLDLVGGTENIAAVTHCATRMRFALVDPQKANVEAIEKLSSVKGTFTQAGQFQVIIGNAVSEFYKDFSAISGVTQASKDDVKKAAEKNQNKLQQAMAFLAEIFAPIIPAIIVGGLILGFRNILEGVGFESLGQKVVDGIAQMNADGTPVYNSIVDVSQFWAGVNHFLWLPGEAIFHFLPVGIVWAVTRRMGTTQILGIVLGLTLVSPQLLNAYGAAGALADGTVPQWDFGFFKVNMIGYQAQVIPAMLAGLTLGYLEKFWRRIVPEMLSMILVPFLALVPAVILAHTVLGPIGWWLGNIISTVVLAGLTGPFKWLFGAIFGALYSPLVITGLHHMTNAIDTQLIADTATNTTGLWPMIALSNIAQGSAVVGYWWLTRHDKEESQVTIPSFVSAYLGVTEPAMFGITLKYVYPFVAAMIGSSIAGLIATTFNVQAVSIGVGGLPGFLVITRDSMLFFILAMIVAIVIPITLTILFKKMNLFSSKKA
- a CDS encoding protein jag; translated protein: MEQSTTVRAETVEKAVKIALTKLNITRDEAQINVISEGKKGLFGFGKQDAIVEVSANQKIDISTLETVMDEPTIEVTKPEVTVQSEAVEEDSLVEEDVVVPVEMIEVAEQEATAETVEQPTTAETKTESETEIDLAAKHELVARYLEDVIRAYGAESTIEVENKRNQLIFNIQTEKSGLIIGKHGKIINALQVLAQVKVHQYDRRRQSIILNIGDYRDRRATVLEQIAERTAKEVLRTKQSVVLDPLPSYERKQIHAYLSKVDHIETHSEGRDPNRYLVVEYKA
- the yidC gene encoding membrane protein insertase YidC, whose translation is MKKSKKWIQLTLLAGLVLLLTACGNVNTPITSESTNLWDRYIIYNLSQFIVWLSNLFGGSYAIGIILFTLIIRGALIPLTKMQLKSQRQMQELQPELDKIKEKYPNRDRESMRLMQEEQQLLMETRGINQFAGCLPLFIQLPVMMALYQAIVRTEVLRQGHFLWTNLGKVDPYFILPILAAGLMFANSYYSMLSNPKQNSQMKVFMYVMPLMILIISMSFPSAVSLYWVVSNAVTLIQTFVYNNPFKIIAERKAKEEEEKAKEKALRKALKRAKRR